The genomic DNA ACATGGGAGCTCGAAACTAGAAGAACGCGGATAATTGTAGTAGAAAATTGCCTTGAGATTGTAGCAGAAGAGGATGTCGAGCGTGACGAGACTTGGCAGCGCAGATCCACGTGGCATGACGCCTTCCAACCTCGGGCAATGCTCCAGCCGGAGGTGCTTCAGTCCACGGAAATCAGTATGAGCCAGAGGTTCTTTGTAGAAATGCGTCAGACTTTTGAGATGAGAGACATGTGCATTCTTCAGACTCCGCCCCACGTAATACGCATCATTAAAGACAAGCACCATCCGATGGCACCGCTGGAGCTTGAGGCAGGAGACGTGAGTATCATCCAAACGACTCAGATCATTGAGGCAGGAGACGTGAGTATCATCAGACATGCTAATTGAATCAGTGACTGCCAGAAGATACCTCAGACCATGGGGATACCGCTCCACTGCTGAGATCCCCACATGACGCTCACTCTCCCGAAAGGGAGGCACGTCATCCATTGACACCATCGAGACTCCATCTGTCAGATAGCGATGGTTTACATCAGCATAGGCTGCCAATGACGCATGAAGCTTGTTGGTTTTCACCATGTCCTCTTCATCCTGTATCTTCCGAGTTGTGACCTTGCATGATGTAACTTGAACATAGAAAGATTTGAAAAGTCCTCCACCCCGTACTAAATCATTGGTGCTCTTGTTGAAGCTATAAAACAATCTGGAATCACGTATGCACACCTGAGCAACTTGTGGACTGCAATGATGATTAACAGTTCCATCTGAGCATTGATCCAAGCAAAACACATCTGGCAATCTATGCAGCTTATGCCAAGGGAATCGTCTCAGGGAAGGAATTCCCCTGAGAAGCAACCGCCTAAGCTGGGGCAGATTAGGGATGTTGTCTGGTAGCTCTTTGATAGCCGTAGCAGACAGATCGAGCTCCTCCAAAGCATCAACATCCTTAACGTCCACGGATTCTAGCTTTCTACATCTGCGCAATGACAAGCACTTTATACGAGGTGCACCAATCAATGAGAATGAATTAAGGGTACTATGCCCATCCAGTTTTATCTTTGTTAGCCCGACTAGGAGCTTGTTGTCAATCAGCTGGAGTGATCGGAGCTTCCTCATTTGTTCAACTATCTCTATAGGGAAAGATTTTATTCGAGTACCTATGATTTCAAGTGTTGTTAGACTAGACAACACAGCAATGGAGGGAGGCAACTCCTCAAGGTTCGAGCACCTAACAAGCAGGAGCTCTTTTAGATTGGGCATGCTATGGAACAAGTCGCACTGGAATGTGTACATATTTGAATAGGAGAGGTCGAGGTATAGCAAGCTGAGCATTCTATTACAGTTGTTATGACAGAGGTTGATTTCAGCATCTGGGAAGCTGAATGGACTCGTGAGGTTATAGCAGCCCCTGAGAGAAAGCAATTGGAGTTTTTGGAGGTAGCAGATTGAAGGAGGTAGTGATTGTAGTGGAGTGTAGGAAAGATCAAGAGCACAGAGACAATGGAGCGTGGCCATGAAATGATCAAATTCAAGCTGCTTCTTGAAAAACCTTGACTGTTGTGAGCAATACCTCATAATAAGCATGGTTGGGCCACCGGCTTCCTGGCTTAACCATTCTCTGCTtacatgccatccttggtcacCCACATGCGAGATCCACTGCATGCGCTCCAACCCAGAATTGTTGCCCTCACAATGTACATCTGCTGTGTGGCGCTCAGTAATGAGG from Panicum virgatum strain AP13 chromosome 7N, P.virgatum_v5, whole genome shotgun sequence includes the following:
- the LOC120683978 gene encoding uncharacterized protein LOC120683978 → MVKTNKLHASLAAYADVNHRYLTDGVSMVSMDDVPPFRESERHVGISAVERYPHGLRYLLAVTDSISMSDDTHVSCLNDLSRLDDTHVSCLKLQRCHRMVLVFNDAYYVGRSLKNAHVSHLKSLTHFYKEPLAHTDFRGLKHLRLEHCPRLEGVMPRGSALPSLVTLDILFCYNLKAIFYYNYPRSSSFELPCLRRIHLQELPLLEHLRVDDTVLAAPAWEELHVRGCWSLRRLPRLIDRRPGKKAVMVSGERAWWTKLRWDDSHRKSYEPRLPPASASIRECVIIKTYLR